A region of Macaca thibetana thibetana isolate TM-01 chromosome 20, ASM2454274v1, whole genome shotgun sequence DNA encodes the following proteins:
- the NQO1 gene encoding NAD(P)H dehydrogenase [quinone] 1, whose product MVGKRALIVLAHSERTSFNYAMKEAAVAALKKKGWEVAESDLYAMNFNPIISRKDITGKLKDPANFQYAAESTLAYKEGRLSPDIVAEQKKLEAADLVIFQFPLQWFGVPAILKGWFERVFVGEFAYTLAAMYDKGPFQSKKAVLSITTGGSGSMYSLQGIHGDMNVILWPIQSGILHFCGFQVLEPQLTYSIGHTPADARIQILEGWKKRLENIWDETPLYFAPSSLFDLNFQAGFLMKKEVQDEEKNKKFGLSVGHHLGKSIPTDNQIKARK is encoded by the exons gCAAAAGAGCACTGATCGTACTGGCTCACTCAGAAAGGACATCCTTCAACTATGCCATGAAGGAGGCTGCTGTAGCAGCTTTGAAGAAGAAAGGGTGGGAGGTGGCGGAGTCGGACCTCTATGCCATGAACTTCAATCCCATCATTTCCAGAAAGGACATCACAG GTAAACTGAAGGACCCTGCGAACTTTCAGTATGCTGCCGAATCTACTCTGGCTTATAAAGAGGGCCGTCTGAGCCCAGATATTGTGGCTGAACAAAAGAAGCTGGAAGCTGCAGACCTTGTGATATTCCAG TTCCCCCTACAGTGGTTTGGAGTCCCTGCCATTCTGAAAGGCTGGTTTGAGCGAGTGTTCGTAGGAGAGTTTGCTTACACGCTCGCTGCCATGTATGACAAAGGACCCTTCCAG agtaAGAAGGCAGTGCTTTCTATCACCACTGGTGGCAGCGGCTCCATGTACTCTCTGCAAGGGATCCATGGGGACATGAATGTCATTCTCTGGCCAATTCAg AGTGGCATTCTGCATTTCTGTGGCTTCCAAGTCTTAGAACCTCAACTGACATATAGCATTGGGCACACTCCAGCAGACGCCCGAATTCAGATCCTGGAAGGATGGAAGAAACGCCTGGAGAATATTTGGGATGAGACACCACTGTATTTTGCTCCAAGCAGCCTCTTTGACCTAAACTTCCAGGCAGGATTCTTAATGAAAAAAGAGGTACAGGAtgaggagaaaaacaagaaatttggcCTTTCTGTGGGCCATCACTTGGGCAAGTCCATCCCAACGGACAACCAGATCAAAGCCAGAAAATGA